The Acidobacteriaceae bacterium nucleotide sequence TGAAAGCGCTTCAGCGCCTTCACGGTCACGGCCATCGCTTCCGGCGAGATCACACCCGCTTCAAAGACGCTCTCGCCCAACCGGGTAATTTCGCGGTCTTCATGCAGTGTCTTCAGCCTGTGTCCAACCACCTCGGCAATCGCCAGACGGCACGAGTTCGATCCGATATCAATCGCTGCAAACGTTGGCACCTGAGCCCATCCTCTTGCCGAAGCCTCGACATAAGCAAGATACACGCGGTCACGGTGTTTCTCGCAACTCAACGACAACGCGTAAAGTCTATAGAAGGTATATGCAGCGTCTCGCTACACGAAAAGCACGGCTTGTTTTGCTCTTTCTCGTCTGGGCAATCGTATTTGTGGCTTCCACATGGGCGCCGCCACTGCTCGACGACGCCGACGCGACCCACGCCCAGGCCGCGCAGTACATGCTCCACTCCGGCGACTGGACCACGCTTCACGTCAACGGCATCCGCTACCTCGAAAAAGCGCCGCTGCCCTATTGGCTCACCGCCATCAGCATGAAGCTCTTCGGCGAGAACGCCTTCGCGGCGCATCTGCAACTCGCCCTCACCGTCCTGGGCCTCGCCCTGCTTGGCTGGCACTGGGCGCGCAAGGCCTTCAGCGAAGACACAGCCTTCCTCACCGCGCTCGCGACGCTCACCTCAGCGGGGGTCTTTCTCTTTACCCGCGTATTCATCCCCGACGCTCTTCTCGCGCTCCTGCTCTGCGCCGCGCTTTACTGCGCCCTTCGCGCTCTCGAAGAAGACTCGCCAAAGCACGCCTACGCCTTCTGGGTTGCGATGGCACTCGCTGTCCTCACCAAGGGACTCGTGGCTATCGTTTTCCTTGCCGGGCCGCTGCTGATCTTTGCGCTCTACACCCGCCAACTGGCCAGCCTCAAACGCCTGCGCCTCGCCACGGGCACGCTGCTCTTCCTCGTCATCGCTGCGCCCTGGCACATCCTCGCAGGCCTGCGCAACACCGGCGGAGCCAACGGCCACGGCTTCTTCTGGTTCTACTTCATCAACGAGCACCTGCTGCGCTTTCTCGGCAAACGCCTGCCGCGCGACTACAACAAGCTGCCCGCCGCCGCCTACTGGCTGCTGCACCTCGTCTGGCTCTTTCCCTGGAGCCTTCTGCTGCCCTCTGCTCTGCGCCGACTCGATCAGCCCACCGACACAAGCTTCACCCGCAATACCACGCGGCTGCTCACCCTCTTCTCGGCCTTCGTCCTCATCTTCTTCTCCATCTCGACCAACCAGGAGTACTACACGCTCCCGGTCTACCTTCCGCTGCTGATGCTGCTCTTCGCCAGCCTTACCCGGCAGCCCGCGCCGCGCTTTGTCACAGCCAGCCTCAGCACCTTCGCCGTCCTGGGCTTTGCAATCGCCGGAACCCTCGCTGCGGGTCTATGGTCTTCCCGCAAGCTCCCTTACAACCCCGACATCGGCAGCGCGCTCGCGCACAGGGCGGTAGGCAACTACACGCTCTCCATGTCGCACTTCTTTGACCTCACCGGCTCCTCCTTCGCCGCACTCCGGCTCCCGGCCACACTCGCCGCGATCACCTTCGCCCTCGGACCGCTCCTCGCGCTGCTGCTCTGGATGCGCCAACGCCGCCTCGTTCCCGCGCTTACCACCGTCGGCGTCACCGCAGCTGTCTTCCTCGTCGCCGCGCACATCGCCCTGGTCCGCTTCGGCCCCATGCTCTCCTCCAGGGACT carries:
- a CDS encoding glycosyltransferase family 39 protein; translation: MASTWAPPLLDDADATHAQAAQYMLHSGDWTTLHVNGIRYLEKAPLPYWLTAISMKLFGENAFAAHLQLALTVLGLALLGWHWARKAFSEDTAFLTALATLTSAGVFLFTRVFIPDALLALLLCAALYCALRALEEDSPKHAYAFWVAMALAVLTKGLVAIVFLAGPLLIFALYTRQLASLKRLRLATGTLLFLVIAAPWHILAGLRNTGGANGHGFFWFYFINEHLLRFLGKRLPRDYNKLPAAAYWLLHLVWLFPWSLLLPSALRRLDQPTDTSFTRNTTRLLTLFSAFVLIFFSISTNQEYYTLPVYLPLLMLLFASLTRQPAPRFVTASLSTFAVLGFAIAGTLAAGLWSSRKLPYNPDIGSALAHRAVGNYTLSMSHFFDLTGSSFAALRLPATLAAITFALGPLLALLLWMRQRRLVPALTTVGVTAAVFLVAAHIALVRFGPMLSSRDFAVRIHTIEQQDPATETLLFGDQAYGSSIPFYLHHRVLLVDGRSTSMLFGSTFPDAPPIFLTSADLRAQWGQGPRKILFVPQDHRAEVARLLPQAIPVAEESDKLLLTDRPLP